In Pectobacterium aroidearum, the following are encoded in one genomic region:
- a CDS encoding LuxR C-terminal-related transcriptional regulator, which translates to MLSIKPVNRFTLQQGKKKCIFIIDGSSEGFEEYYESIRTHFYNMAASFVIINNSPNHPPVCIDEKTILISKSAAIDSFYKLLDFVHLHDRRLFSPVRLSKSEYAVFQYWCAGYTAEAIADIIGLNKKSVLNSKSRLLNKYGVQDKNSLLLIAKIIFKDSVIEEFDSLPKPATDINISNSLI; encoded by the coding sequence ATGCTCTCGATAAAACCCGTCAACAGGTTTACGCTGCAGCAAGGAAAGAAAAAATGTATTTTCATCATTGACGGTAGCAGTGAGGGCTTTGAGGAATACTACGAGTCGATAAGAACTCACTTTTATAATATGGCGGCGTCGTTCGTTATCATCAATAATTCCCCCAATCACCCTCCCGTGTGCATTGACGAAAAAACGATTCTTATTTCAAAGTCAGCTGCCATCGATTCTTTTTATAAATTACTCGATTTCGTCCACCTTCACGATCGCCGTTTATTCAGTCCCGTCAGGTTGTCAAAGTCTGAATATGCCGTATTCCAGTATTGGTGTGCGGGCTACACCGCGGAAGCGATTGCCGATATCATTGGATTAAATAAGAAATCAGTACTGAACAGCAAATCACGATTACTGAATAAATATGGCGTTCAGGATAAAAACTCTTTACTGCTAATTGCCAAGATTATCTTCAAGGACAGCGTCATTGAAGAATTTGATTCCCTTCCCAAGCCAGCAACCGATATCAATATAAGTAATTCGCTTATCTGA
- the pgk gene encoding phosphoglycerate kinase produces MSVIKMTDLDLAGKRVLIRADLNVPVKEGKVTSDARIRASLPTIEIALKQGARVMVTSHLGRPTEGEYNEEFSLLPVVDYLKEKLSSPVRLAKDYLDGVDVAEGELVVLENVRFNKGEKKDDEVLSKKYAALCDVFVMDAFGTAHRAQASTHGVGKFAPIACAGPLLSGELEALGKALSEPARPMVAIVGGSKVSTKLTVLDSLSKIADQLIVGGGIANTFVAAQGHNVGKSLYEADLIPEAKKLLETCDIPVPSDVRVASEFSETATATLKSVTAIKDEEQILDLGDVSAERLAEILKNAKTILWNGPVGVFEFPNFRKGTETIARAIAESDAFSIAGGGDTLAAIDLFGIADKISYISTGGGAFLEFVEGKKLPAVVMLEERAKQ; encoded by the coding sequence ATGTCTGTAATTAAGATGACCGATCTGGATCTGGCTGGTAAACGTGTTCTTATTCGTGCGGATCTGAACGTACCAGTAAAAGAAGGGAAAGTGACGTCTGATGCGCGCATCCGTGCCTCTCTGCCGACCATCGAAATCGCTCTGAAACAAGGCGCTCGCGTTATGGTCACTTCCCACCTGGGACGCCCGACCGAAGGCGAATACAACGAAGAATTTTCTCTGCTGCCTGTTGTGGACTACCTGAAAGAGAAACTGTCTTCTCCTGTACGTCTGGCGAAAGACTATCTTGATGGTGTTGATGTCGCTGAAGGCGAGCTGGTTGTACTGGAAAACGTTCGTTTTAACAAAGGCGAGAAGAAAGACGACGAAGTCCTGTCCAAGAAATACGCGGCGCTGTGCGATGTGTTCGTGATGGACGCTTTCGGTACTGCACACCGTGCGCAGGCTTCAACCCACGGCGTGGGTAAATTTGCGCCTATCGCCTGTGCGGGCCCGCTGCTGTCTGGTGAGCTGGAAGCGCTGGGTAAAGCATTGAGCGAACCAGCACGTCCGATGGTCGCTATCGTAGGTGGTTCTAAAGTTTCCACCAAACTGACCGTACTGGATTCCCTGTCTAAAATCGCCGATCAGCTGATCGTCGGTGGTGGTATCGCCAACACCTTCGTTGCCGCACAAGGCCATAACGTGGGTAAATCTCTGTACGAAGCCGATCTGATTCCTGAAGCGAAGAAGCTGCTGGAAACCTGCGATATTCCTGTGCCGAGCGATGTGCGTGTTGCGTCAGAATTCTCTGAAACTGCAACTGCAACGCTGAAGTCTGTTACGGCAATCAAAGACGAAGAGCAGATTCTGGATCTGGGTGATGTTTCCGCTGAGCGTCTGGCTGAAATTCTGAAGAATGCCAAGACCATCCTGTGGAATGGCCCGGTTGGCGTCTTCGAATTCCCGAATTTCCGTAAAGGAACCGAGACTATCGCTCGTGCTATTGCAGAGAGTGATGCGTTCTCTATCGCAGGCGGCGGCGATACGCTGGCTGCGATCGATCTGTTTGGTATTGCTGACAAAATCTCCTACATTTCTACCGGTGGTGGCGCATTCCTGGAGTTCGTTGAAGGGAAAAAACTGCCTGCAGTAGTTATGCTGGAAGAACGCGCTAAACAGTAA
- the epd gene encoding erythrose-4-phosphate dehydrogenase, translating to MTIRIAINGFGRIGRSVLRALYESGRRAEITVVAINELASAEGMAHLLKYDSSHGRFSWDVRQECDQLYVGDDCIRLLHQAEIQALPWRELGVDIVLDCSGVYGSREDGEAHLAAGAKKVLFSHPGTADLDATVVFGVNHQQLEREHRIVSNASCTTNCIIPVIKLLDDAFGIENGTVTTIHSSMNDQPVIDAYHHDLRRTRAASQSIIPVDTKLSAGITRIFPQFVDRFEAISVRVPTINVTAIDLSVSVRKAVNVNEINALLQKSAHESFRGIVDYTELPLVSADFNHDPHSAIVDGTQTRVSGQHLIKTLVWCDNEWGFANRMLDTTRAMAACGF from the coding sequence ATGACGATCCGTATTGCGATAAACGGTTTTGGCCGCATTGGCCGCAGTGTTTTACGTGCGTTATATGAATCAGGCCGCCGAGCCGAGATTACCGTTGTGGCTATTAATGAGCTGGCAAGCGCGGAAGGTATGGCGCATTTGCTCAAGTACGACTCCAGCCACGGCCGTTTTTCGTGGGATGTACGTCAGGAGTGTGACCAGCTTTATGTCGGTGATGATTGTATTCGTCTGTTACATCAGGCAGAGATTCAGGCATTGCCCTGGCGAGAACTCGGTGTAGATATCGTACTGGATTGCAGCGGTGTTTACGGTAGCCGGGAAGATGGCGAAGCCCATCTGGCGGCAGGTGCGAAGAAAGTGCTGTTTTCTCATCCGGGAACGGCGGATTTGGATGCCACGGTGGTGTTTGGCGTCAATCATCAGCAGTTGGAACGTGAGCATCGTATTGTTTCCAATGCGTCTTGTACGACCAACTGCATTATTCCGGTGATCAAATTACTGGATGATGCCTTCGGGATCGAAAATGGCACGGTGACGACGATTCACTCATCCATGAACGATCAACCGGTGATCGATGCTTATCATCACGATCTGCGGCGTACACGTGCCGCCAGCCAGTCGATCATTCCGGTAGATACCAAGCTGTCGGCGGGGATCACCCGTATTTTTCCGCAGTTTGTCGATCGTTTTGAGGCGATATCGGTGCGGGTGCCGACGATTAACGTCACGGCAATTGACCTGAGCGTTAGCGTCAGGAAAGCCGTAAACGTGAATGAAATTAATGCACTATTGCAAAAATCAGCGCACGAGTCGTTTCGTGGTATAGTTGATTATACTGAATTGCCATTAGTGTCAGCTGATTTTAACCACGATCCGCACAGTGCCATTGTTGACGGCACGCAGACACGGGTCAGTGGTCAGCATCTGATTAAAACATTGGTCTGGTGCGATAACGAATGGGGCTTTGCCAACCGGATGTTGGATACAACACGGGCGATGGCAGCCTGCGGTTTCTAG
- the fbaA gene encoding class II fructose-bisphosphate aldolase, translated as MSKIFDFVKPGVITGDDVQKVFAVAKENQFALPAVNCVGTDSINAVLEAAAKVRAPVIVQFSNGGAAFIAGKGLKAEGQQAAILGAISGAHHVHQMAEHYGVPVILHTDHCAKKLLPWIDGLLDAGEKHFAATGKPLFSSHMIDLSEESLEENIEICSKYLARMAKIDMTLEIELGCTGGEEDGVDNSHMDASALYTQPEDVDYAYTKLNAISPRFTIAASFGNVHGVYKPGNVKLTPTILRDSQEYVSKKHNLPHNSLDFVFHGGSGSSAQEIKDSVSYGVVKMNIDTDTQWATWEGILKYYKDNEAYLQGQLGNPKGEDQPNKKYYDPRVWLRSAQASMVTRLEQAFKELNAVDVL; from the coding sequence ATGTCTAAAATTTTTGATTTCGTAAAACCCGGTGTCATCACTGGTGATGACGTTCAGAAAGTTTTCGCAGTAGCAAAAGAAAACCAATTCGCTTTGCCAGCAGTGAACTGTGTCGGTACCGACTCAATCAATGCTGTGCTGGAAGCCGCAGCCAAAGTACGTGCGCCGGTCATCGTTCAGTTCTCTAACGGCGGTGCAGCCTTCATCGCGGGTAAAGGCCTGAAAGCAGAAGGTCAGCAGGCGGCAATTTTGGGAGCGATTTCTGGCGCTCATCATGTGCATCAAATGGCAGAACACTATGGTGTGCCAGTCATTCTGCACACCGACCACTGCGCGAAGAAATTGCTGCCGTGGATCGATGGCCTGCTGGACGCGGGTGAAAAACACTTTGCTGCTACTGGCAAACCGCTGTTCTCTTCTCACATGATTGACCTGTCTGAAGAGTCGCTGGAAGAGAATATCGAGATCTGTTCTAAGTATTTGGCTCGTATGGCCAAAATCGATATGACTCTGGAAATCGAATTGGGTTGTACTGGTGGCGAAGAAGACGGTGTGGATAACAGCCACATGGACGCTTCAGCTCTGTACACCCAGCCGGAAGACGTTGACTACGCGTACACCAAGCTGAACGCGATCAGCCCACGTTTCACCATCGCTGCCTCTTTTGGTAACGTGCATGGCGTATACAAGCCAGGTAACGTGAAACTGACTCCGACCATCCTGCGCGACTCTCAGGAATATGTTTCCAAGAAACATAACCTGCCGCACAACAGCCTGGACTTCGTGTTCCACGGTGGTTCTGGTTCCAGCGCTCAGGAAATCAAAGACTCCGTTAGCTACGGCGTAGTGAAAATGAACATCGATACCGACACCCAGTGGGCTACCTGGGAAGGTATTCTGAAATACTACAAAGATAACGAAGCTTATCTGCAAGGCCAATTGGGCAACCCGAAAGGCGAAGATCAGCCGAACAAGAAATACTATGACCCGCGCGTGTGGCTGCGTTCCGCACAGGCGAGCATGGTTACGCGTCTGGAGCAGGCTTTCAAAGAGCTGAATGCTGTTGATGTGCTGTAA
- a CDS encoding M48 family metallopeptidase, whose amino-acid sequence MAIRSSVLALCVATLLTGCQNLNTNTLMQSGAQAFQAATLSDADVKSLSNQSCEQMDKEAKIAPADSKYTQRLNKIADALGHDINGTPANYKVYLTKDVNAWAMANGCIRVYSGLMDMMNDNEVEGVLGHEMGHVALGHTRKAMQVAYAATAARTAIASAGGVAASLSQSQLADLGEKLVNSQFSQTQETQADDYSFDLLKKRGINREGLASSFEKLAKLDAGHESSMFDSHPSSEGRAKHIRERIAAEK is encoded by the coding sequence ATGGCAATTCGTTCTTCTGTGCTGGCGCTGTGTGTAGCAACGTTGCTGACTGGCTGCCAGAACTTAAACACCAATACCTTAATGCAGTCCGGTGCTCAGGCGTTTCAGGCGGCAACGCTCAGCGATGCTGATGTTAAATCACTCAGCAATCAGTCCTGTGAGCAAATGGACAAAGAGGCAAAAATTGCCCCTGCCGACAGCAAGTACACACAGCGCCTGAATAAAATTGCGGATGCGCTGGGTCATGACATCAACGGTACACCAGCCAACTACAAGGTTTATCTGACAAAAGACGTTAACGCCTGGGCAATGGCTAACGGCTGTATCCGGGTGTATAGCGGCCTGATGGACATGATGAACGACAATGAAGTGGAAGGCGTTCTCGGCCACGAAATGGGTCACGTTGCGCTGGGACACACGCGTAAAGCGATGCAGGTTGCCTACGCGGCAACGGCTGCTCGTACTGCCATCGCCTCTGCGGGCGGCGTGGCGGCGTCTCTGTCACAATCTCAGCTAGCCGATCTGGGAGAAAAACTGGTTAATTCCCAGTTCTCTCAAACGCAGGAAACACAGGCAGATGATTACTCCTTTGATTTGCTGAAGAAACGCGGCATCAATCGGGAAGGTCTGGCAAGCAGCTTTGAGAAACTCGCCAAACTTGATGCGGGCCATGAGAGCAGCATGTTTGATTCCCACCCTTCATCTGAAGGTCGCGCCAAACACATTCGTGAACGTATTGCTGCCGAGAAGTAA
- the speA gene encoding biosynthetic arginine decarboxylase, which yields MSDDMIHHGSSATGKHENLRSMQEVAMNDRNASEMLRTYNIAWWGNNYYDVNELGHISVCPDPDVPEARVDLARLVKDMQRDNHQRLPALFCFPQILQHRLRSINAAFKQARESFGYEGGYFLVYPIKVNQHRRVIESLANSGEPLGLEAGSKAELMAVLGHAGMTRTVIVCNGYKDREYIRLALIGEKLGHKVYLVIEKMSEIRLVLEEAERLNVVPRLGVRARLASQGSGKWQSSGGEKSKFGLAAIQVLQLVEMLREAGKLDSLQLLHFHLGSQLANIRDIATGVRESARFYVELHKLGVNIQCFDVGGGLGVDYEGTRSQSDCSVNYGLNEYANNVIWGIGDACNEHGLPHPTVITESGRAVTAHHTVLVSNIIGVERNEFSEPTEPEEDAPRALESLWSTWKEIKQPGKRRSLREWLHDSQMDLHDVHTQYTHGMLDLTQRAKAEQLYLSICQMIQEQLDPSNRAHRPVIDELQERMADKLYVNFSLFQSMPDAWGIDQLFPVLPLEGLDKPPERRAVLLDITCDSDGTIDHYVDGDGIATTMPMPPYDPENPPLLGFFMVGAYQEILGNMHNLFGDTSTVDVFVFQDGTVEIEESDEGNTVADMLEYVQLDPKVLMTRFRDQVKETDLDAELQAQFMEEFETGLYGYTYLEDEE from the coding sequence ATGTCTGACGACATGATTCATCACGGCTCGTCAGCGACGGGTAAACATGAAAATTTGCGCTCTATGCAGGAGGTTGCCATGAATGACCGTAATGCCAGCGAAATGCTTCGTACCTACAATATTGCCTGGTGGGGCAATAATTACTATGACGTCAATGAGCTTGGCCACATTAGCGTGTGCCCGGATCCTGACGTACCAGAAGCTCGCGTCGATCTGGCCAGACTGGTCAAAGATATGCAGAGGGATAACCATCAGCGCCTGCCTGCGCTGTTCTGCTTTCCGCAAATTCTTCAGCATCGCCTGCGTTCTATTAACGCTGCGTTTAAACAGGCTCGGGAATCATTTGGCTATGAAGGCGGTTACTTTCTGGTTTATCCGATCAAGGTTAACCAGCATCGCCGCGTCATTGAGTCACTGGCTAATTCCGGAGAACCGTTAGGGCTGGAAGCGGGTTCAAAAGCCGAGCTGATGGCGGTACTGGGTCATGCCGGTATGACGCGCACCGTGATTGTGTGTAACGGCTACAAAGACCGTGAATACATCCGTCTGGCACTGATCGGCGAAAAGCTGGGCCACAAGGTTTATCTGGTCATCGAGAAGATGTCCGAAATTCGTCTGGTGCTGGAAGAGGCCGAGCGTTTGAATGTGGTGCCACGTCTTGGCGTCCGTGCTCGTCTGGCTTCTCAGGGATCGGGCAAATGGCAATCCAGTGGTGGCGAAAAATCCAAGTTTGGTTTGGCGGCGATTCAGGTGCTGCAGCTGGTTGAGATGCTGCGCGAAGCCGGGAAGCTGGATAGCCTGCAACTGCTGCATTTCCATCTGGGCTCCCAGTTGGCAAATATCCGTGACATCGCGACGGGCGTGCGTGAATCCGCGCGCTTCTATGTCGAACTGCATAAGCTGGGTGTGAATATCCAGTGCTTTGACGTCGGTGGCGGCTTAGGCGTGGATTATGAAGGCACGCGCTCTCAGTCCGATTGTTCAGTGAACTATGGCCTGAACGAGTACGCCAACAACGTGATTTGGGGTATCGGCGATGCCTGTAACGAACACGGGTTGCCGCATCCGACGGTGATCACCGAATCTGGCCGTGCAGTAACCGCGCACCATACCGTGTTGGTTTCCAATATCATCGGGGTTGAACGCAACGAGTTCAGTGAGCCGACTGAGCCGGAAGAAGATGCACCGCGCGCGCTGGAGAGCCTGTGGTCGACCTGGAAGGAAATCAAGCAGCCAGGAAAACGCCGTTCGCTGCGTGAGTGGCTGCACGACAGCCAGATGGATTTGCACGATGTGCATACCCAGTACACGCACGGTATGTTGGATCTGACACAGCGCGCCAAAGCGGAGCAGCTTTATCTGAGCATCTGCCAGATGATTCAGGAGCAGTTGGATCCGAGTAACCGCGCGCACCGGCCGGTGATTGATGAATTACAGGAGCGCATGGCTGACAAGCTGTATGTCAACTTCTCGCTGTTCCAATCCATGCCGGACGCATGGGGTATCGATCAGCTGTTCCCAGTACTGCCGCTGGAAGGGCTGGATAAACCGCCTGAGCGTCGTGCTGTGCTGCTGGATATCACCTGTGATTCTGATGGCACGATCGATCATTATGTCGATGGCGACGGAATCGCGACGACGATGCCAATGCCGCCTTACGATCCAGAAAATCCGCCGCTGCTGGGCTTCTTTATGGTCGGCGCCTATCAGGAAATTCTGGGGAACATGCATAACCTGTTCGGTGATACGTCCACCGTTGACGTGTTTGTCTTCCAGGATGGTACGGTTGAGATTGAAGAATCCGACGAAGGCAATACGGTTGCCGACATGCTGGAATATGTGCAGCTTGACCCTAAAGTGCTGATGACTCGCTTCCGCGATCAGGTTAAAGAAACCGATCTGGATGCGGAGCTTCAGGCACAGTTCATGGAAGAGTTTGAAACCGGGCTGTACGGCTATACTTATTTGGAAGATGAAGAGTGA
- the tkt gene encoding transketolase, with amino-acid sequence MSSRKELANAIRALSMDGVQKAKSGHPGAPMGMADIAEVLWRDYLNHNPANPNWANRDRFVLSNGHASMLIYSLLHLSGYDLPIEELKNFRQLHSKTPGHPEYGYTAGVETTTGPLGQGIANAVGMAIAERTLAAQFNRPGHEIVDHHTYAFLGDGCMMEGISHEVCSLAGTMKLGKLTAFYDDNGISIDGHVEGWFTDDTAARFEAYGWHVVRGVDGHDADAIKRAIGEAQLVTDKPSLLMCKTVIGFGSPNKAGTHDSHGAPLGDAEVAASREQLGWTHAPFEIPADIYAAWDAKPAGQRKEAAWNEAFAAYASAYPELAAEFTRRTGGELPASWQADAQKFIEDLQANPAKIASRKASQNALEAYGKLLPEFLGGSADLAPSNLTIWSGSVSLDKDHAGNYIHYGVREFGMTAIANGIALHGGFVPYTATFLMFVEYARNAVRMAALMKIRSIYVYTHDSIGLGEDGPTHQPVEQLASLRVTPNMSNWRPADQVETAVAWKYAIERQDGPTSLILSRQNLAQQPRTVEQLANVAKGGYVLKDSDGQPELILIATGSEVELAVGAYDKLTAAGRKVRVVSMPSTDAFDKQDAAYREAVLPKAVSARVAIEAGIADYWFKYVGLNGAIVGMTSFGESAPAELLFEEFGFTVDNVVEKAQALLK; translated from the coding sequence ATGTCCTCTCGTAAAGAACTTGCCAATGCTATCCGCGCGCTGAGCATGGATGGGGTGCAGAAAGCCAAATCCGGTCACCCGGGCGCACCGATGGGCATGGCCGATATCGCCGAAGTCCTGTGGCGCGATTACCTCAACCATAATCCGGCCAACCCTAACTGGGCCAACCGCGACCGCTTCGTGCTGTCCAACGGCCACGCGTCCATGCTGATTTACAGCCTGCTGCATCTCTCCGGCTACGACCTGCCGATTGAAGAACTGAAAAACTTCCGCCAGCTGCATTCCAAAACCCCGGGTCACCCGGAATACGGCTACACCGCCGGCGTTGAAACCACCACCGGCCCGCTGGGTCAGGGGATTGCCAATGCGGTCGGGATGGCGATTGCCGAGCGTACGCTGGCGGCGCAGTTCAACCGTCCGGGTCACGAGATTGTCGACCATCACACCTACGCCTTCCTCGGTGACGGCTGCATGATGGAAGGGATTTCCCACGAAGTCTGCTCGCTGGCCGGTACCATGAAGCTCGGCAAGCTGACCGCGTTTTATGATGACAACGGCATCTCCATCGACGGCCACGTTGAAGGCTGGTTTACCGATGATACCGCCGCCCGTTTTGAAGCCTACGGCTGGCACGTGGTGCGCGGCGTGGACGGCCACGATGCGGACGCCATCAAACGTGCCATCGGCGAAGCCCAGCTGGTGACCGACAAGCCGTCGCTGCTGATGTGCAAAACCGTGATTGGTTTTGGTTCACCGAACAAGGCGGGTACGCACGATTCGCACGGTGCGCCGCTGGGGGATGCAGAAGTCGCCGCCTCCCGCGAACAGCTGGGCTGGACCCACGCGCCGTTTGAGATTCCGGCGGATATCTATGCCGCCTGGGATGCGAAACCGGCCGGTCAGCGTAAGGAAGCCGCCTGGAACGAGGCGTTTGCCGCCTACGCCAGCGCATACCCGGAACTGGCTGCCGAGTTCACACGCCGCACCGGCGGCGAACTGCCGGCCAGCTGGCAGGCGGACGCGCAGAAATTTATCGAAGACCTGCAGGCCAATCCGGCGAAAATCGCCAGCCGCAAAGCGTCACAGAACGCGCTGGAAGCCTACGGCAAACTGCTGCCGGAATTCCTGGGCGGTTCAGCCGACCTGGCACCGAGCAACCTGACCATCTGGTCCGGCTCGGTATCGCTGGATAAAGACCACGCGGGTAACTACATCCACTACGGCGTGCGCGAATTCGGCATGACGGCGATTGCCAACGGGATTGCGCTGCACGGTGGCTTTGTGCCGTACACCGCGACCTTCCTGATGTTCGTGGAATACGCGCGTAACGCGGTGCGTATGGCCGCGCTGATGAAAATCCGCAGCATCTACGTCTACACCCACGACTCCATCGGTCTGGGCGAAGACGGCCCGACGCACCAGCCGGTTGAACAGCTGGCCAGCCTGCGCGTGACGCCGAACATGAGCAACTGGCGTCCGGCGGACCAGGTGGAAACGGCGGTGGCGTGGAAATACGCCATTGAGCGTCAGGACGGCCCGACGTCACTCATCCTGTCCCGTCAGAATCTGGCGCAGCAGCCACGTACCGTTGAGCAGCTGGCGAACGTGGCGAAAGGCGGCTACGTGCTGAAAGACAGCGACGGCCAGCCGGAGCTTATCCTGATTGCCACCGGCTCTGAAGTCGAGCTGGCTGTCGGGGCGTATGACAAGCTGACTGCCGCCGGCCGCAAGGTGCGCGTGGTGTCGATGCCGTCAACGGATGCATTCGACAAGCAGGATGCAGCCTACCGTGAAGCGGTGCTGCCGAAGGCGGTATCCGCACGCGTGGCGATTGAAGCGGGTATCGCGGACTACTGGTTCAAGTACGTGGGCCTGAACGGCGCGATTGTCGGCATGACGAGCTTCGGCGAATCGGCTCCGGCGGAGCTGCTGTTCGAAGAATTCGGCTTCACCGTCGATAACGTGGTGGAAAAAGCGCAGGCGCTGCTGAAGTAA
- the mscS gene encoding small-conductance mechanosensitive channel MscS, with translation MEELNTGLDQAGNWLVAHQNLFLQYAVNIVAALVILIVGLVIARIVSGTINKLMISRSIDSTVADFLSALVRYGIIAFTLIAVLSRVGVQTASVIAVLGAAGLAVGLALQGSLANFAAGVLLVIFRPFRTGEWVDLGGVSGSVTQVQIFSTTLRTSDGKIIVVPNGKIIAGNIINSSREPDRRTEIIVGVAYDADIDVVKKLLGDIIAADGRIQHDKGVTIRLNEMAASSLNFVVWVWTTNGNAQAVYWDLLESFKRALDEHRIGIPYPQMDVHLHQVQERAE, from the coding sequence ATGGAAGAACTTAATACGGGATTGGATCAGGCAGGGAACTGGTTGGTGGCACATCAGAACTTGTTTTTGCAGTATGCCGTGAATATTGTCGCCGCATTAGTGATCCTTATTGTTGGTTTGGTGATCGCGCGGATCGTTTCCGGCACCATCAATAAACTGATGATTAGTCGTTCTATTGATTCAACCGTGGCCGATTTCCTGTCTGCGCTGGTGCGTTATGGCATTATCGCGTTCACGCTGATTGCTGTATTGAGTCGGGTTGGCGTGCAGACCGCATCGGTGATTGCCGTGCTGGGTGCCGCAGGTTTGGCCGTCGGTCTGGCATTGCAGGGGTCGTTAGCCAACTTTGCTGCGGGCGTTTTGCTGGTGATTTTCCGGCCTTTCCGTACCGGCGAATGGGTGGACTTGGGCGGCGTGTCTGGCTCCGTCACACAGGTACAGATCTTCTCGACGACGCTGCGCACCTCTGACGGCAAAATTATCGTGGTGCCGAATGGCAAGATCATCGCTGGCAACATTATCAACAGCTCGCGTGAGCCGGATCGCCGTACCGAAATTATTGTCGGCGTGGCTTATGATGCCGATATCGACGTGGTGAAAAAGCTGCTGGGCGATATTATCGCTGCCGATGGACGTATCCAGCACGACAAGGGGGTTACGATTCGCCTGAATGAAATGGCGGCGTCATCGCTGAATTTTGTGGTGTGGGTGTGGACAACCAACGGCAACGCACAGGCGGTCTATTGGGATCTGCTGGAAAGCTTTAAACGCGCGCTGGATGAGCACCGTATTGGCATTCCTTATCCGCAGATGGATGTACATTTACATCAGGTTCAGGAACGCGCTGAATAA
- the araD gene encoding L-ribulose-5-phosphate 4-epimerase codes for MLTLQQLKQQVLEANLDLPRHHLVTFTWGNVSVVDRDRGLVVIKPSGVEYEHMVVDDMVVVDLASGQTIEGNKKPSSDTATHLALYRAFTEIGGIVHTHSRHATIWAQAGLDLPAWGTTHADYFYGAIPCTRLMTQDEIAQHYEQETGNVIIETFRQRGISPTDIPAVLVNAHGPFAWGKDAHNAVHNAVVLEEIAYMGIFSRQLTPGITAMQQVLLDKHYLRKHGKDAYYGQ; via the coding sequence ATGCTAACGTTACAACAGCTTAAGCAGCAGGTTCTGGAAGCGAATCTGGATTTACCGCGTCACCATCTGGTGACTTTTACCTGGGGTAACGTCAGCGTCGTCGATCGCGACCGCGGTCTGGTGGTCATCAAACCATCAGGTGTGGAGTACGAACATATGGTCGTAGATGACATGGTTGTGGTCGATCTTGCCTCTGGACAGACCATCGAAGGTAACAAAAAGCCCTCCTCAGATACGGCGACACATCTGGCGTTATACCGCGCTTTTACCGAGATTGGCGGCATTGTCCATACGCACTCGCGCCACGCCACCATCTGGGCACAGGCGGGGCTGGATCTCCCAGCCTGGGGCACCACGCATGCCGACTATTTCTACGGGGCCATCCCCTGCACACGATTAATGACACAGGACGAAATTGCCCAGCACTATGAGCAGGAAACAGGCAATGTGATTATAGAAACATTCCGCCAGCGCGGTATCAGCCCGACAGACATCCCAGCCGTGTTAGTCAATGCACACGGCCCATTCGCCTGGGGAAAAGACGCACATAATGCGGTACATAATGCGGTGGTACTAGAGGAGATAGCCTATATGGGCATTTTTTCACGCCAGCTGACGCCAGGTATTACCGCTATGCAGCAAGTTCTGCTGGATAAGCACTACCTGCGTAAGCATGGGAAAGATGCCTATTACGGACAATAG